The Mastomys coucha isolate ucsf_1 unplaced genomic scaffold, UCSF_Mcou_1 pScaffold4, whole genome shotgun sequence genome has a segment encoding these proteins:
- the Ccer1 gene encoding coiled-coil domain-containing glutamate-rich protein 1, with the protein MTPTVNEREDPLNLGGGGWASSIPLRTWSSYHRRQRGFPVSKRRYRDGPKNEYEAPRKQPKQQPIPGPWFQPPTGPYWALYSNWELCGGPWRPPIIAFQSPLCPAQMIRAYGLHPLCVCCCSCWSGPWNPGWERPPGRKKRWGHRGRGLRRHSRRSFRRNPPTDLSKMLRPVNLCGWRAPGMRAPRNTTQFIMNQVYEDMRQQEKLERQQAALRAQQAQAGGISPGDSTTNQAPRSGVEEDSQLLEDLYGFMQDPSLTFSPALVQQNQSPTPGLVEEEEKNVDDECDEEVCDEKEESEEEEEEEEVDRVSEDEDVDEEEVEEAGNGEEGEEDQEDADMLEEAGLEEGKQREEDKFLPLGMPLSILVGDEEERENFMNYDYLSQEQIIPNVPEADLFMVPDISH; encoded by the coding sequence ATGACCCCGACGGTCAACGAAAGGGAGGACCCCCTTAATCTGGGCGGCGGCGGCTGGGCATCCTCCATTCCATTGCGCACCTGGTCCTCCTACCATCGAAGGCAGAGGGGCTTTCCGGTGTCCAAGCGGCGATACCGTGATGGCCCAAAAAATGAGTATGAGGCTCCCAGGAAACAACCCAAGCAACAGCCCATCCCAGGCCCTTGGTTTCAACCACCTACAGGGCCCTATTGGGCCCTGTACTCCAATTGGGAGCTCTGCGGAGGGCCCTGGCGCCCACCTATCATAGCATTCCAGAGCCCCCTGTGCCCAGCGCAGATGATCAGGGCCTATGGTCTACACCCGCTCTGcgtctgctgctgctcctgctggaGCGGGCCATGGAATCCCGGCTGGGAGAGACCACCGGGTAGAAAGAAGCGCTGGGGACACAGGGGTCGTGGCCTGCGCCGCCACTCTCGTCGCTCCTTCCGGAGGAATCCACCAACAGACCTGAGCAAGATGCTGCGCCCGGTCAACCTGTGCGGGTGGCGGGCGCCTGGGATGAGAGCGCCTCGGAACACCACCCAGTTCATCATGAACCAGGTCTATGAAGACATGAGGCAGCAAGAGAAGCTGGAGCGCCAGCAGGCAGCGTTGCGGGCACAGCAAGCCCAGGCCGGTGGCATCTCCCCAGGAGACTCCACTACCAATCAAGCTCCTCGCAGCGGCGTCGAAGAAGATTCGCAGTTGCTGGAAGATCTGTATGGCTTCATGCAGGATCCCTCTCTAACCTTTAGTCCTGCTCTAGTGCAGCAAAACCAGTCTCCCACCCCAGGGCtggtagaggaagaggagaaaaatgttGATGATGAGTGTGACGAAGAGGTTTGTGATGAAAAAGAGGAgagcgaggaggaggaggaggaagaggaagtggacaGAGTCTCAGAGGATGAAGATGTGGATGAGGAGGAAGTCGAAGAGGCTGGCaatggggaggaaggggaagaggaccAAGAGGACGCGGATATGTTGGAAGAGGCGGGGCTGGAGgagggaaaacagagagaggaagataaaTTCTTGCCTCTGGGAATGCCTTTGTCAATCCTAGTAGGGGacgaagaagagagagagaactttatgAACTATGATTATTTAAGCCAAGAACAAATAATTCCCAATGTGCCAGAGGCAGATCTCTTTATGGTACCGGACATTAGCCATTAG